Below is a window of Pogoniulus pusillus isolate bPogPus1 chromosome 2, bPogPus1.pri, whole genome shotgun sequence DNA.
CGTTTGTTTTGAATGTTGTTAATAATGTTAATCCTATTGCACAGGTGTTTCTGCAGCTTTTGCAGTCAAGCTGTTCAAGTCATGGATAAATGAGAAAGATATTAACGCAGTGGCTGTCAGTCTTCGTAAAGTAAACATGGACAACAGGCTGATGGTGAGTACCACTGAAGGACTGATTTACTATTTGGACCACTTTAGTGAACAGCATTTACCAGCAAAGTACTCAACACATGTTTCTGTTGTGGAAGAGTTGTTCTGAACTTTATTTTCAGGAACTTTTCCCAGCCAATAAACAAAGTGTTGAACACTTCTCCAAGTACTTCACTGAAGCAGGACTGAAAGAACTTTCTGAGTATGTTCGGAACCAGCAAAGCATAGGAGCTCGCAAAGAGCTGCAGAAAGAACTTCAAGAGCAGATGTCACGGGGAGATCCGTTCAAGGATGTGAGTATTTGTCTGTAGACAAGGCAGAGGTGCCtttttatactttttttttcccccttgaaaTACTTTTTCTGTAGGAATTTCACTCAAATTATCTGAAAATAGTTTGTAGTATTAATCTGAAGAAAAATACATTCTTAGTGAAATATTGAACTTAAACACCTATTTCTCACTAAGCATTGAAATTAGACCAGAGTGTTCTGGTATAAGTTTTGTAGTCTAAGGAATTTCCTTAAAGTCCTGAATCCTGCTGTACAATCGAGGGTTGTTACTGCTTCTAAAAGCTTCTGGGTTACTGTTAGAATGGAAATTTTTGTTTAGGTTAGTGACGTGTGGCCTCTGCTGTTCTAACTGGCAGATAATCTTGTACGTGAAGGAGGAGATGAAGAAAAACAACATCTCAGAACAGACCGTGGTAGCCATAATCTGGTCAAGTGTAATGAGTACAGTGGAATGGAACAAAAAGGAGGAGCTGGTAGCAGAGCAAGCCATTAAGCACTTGAAGGTATTTGTAATTATGGACTTTGCACCTGTTGGCTTGAGCTTTCCTCTGTCCACAGCTTCCTTTTTAAATGAGTGAAAGTTTATGCTCCCTCTAATGCAGAGACAGCATTAGATGGGGGGGTGTTCCCCTTATCACTGTGGTATTATAAATCTAAACTGAGACAAAACCAGTGTGACCTCTGCAAAGCACTCTGGGGAGAGGTGGGAGTTGCCAGTGTGTAAGCAGTGGCTGGTGGAAAATCTGAAACCAGTCTAGCCAGGCAATAAATGTGAAGTGCTGTGTGTGCCAACTTCTTCTTCTTGTTACAGCAATACAGCCCTCTACTCGCTGCCTTTACTACCCAAGGCCAGTCAGAGCTGACTCTTCTGCTGAAGATTCAGGAGTATTGTTATGACAACATTCACTTCATGAAGGCCTTCCAGAAAATAGTGGTGCTTTTCTATAAAGGTAACTTACTTGGCATGCAGTTTGGGTACTTTGCAGGTGTTCTTGTTCCATTGggtaatctttttttttttaaacttttcgTCTGTGGAATGTTTTGGTCCTGGTATGACCTTTAGGGAAGACCTGCAAAGTGCTACGGAACTTCCGTTTGAGAAGTTCTACAGTTTGCTAAAGGTGGGTGCAGCTGTCTTTGGCACTTGGGAGTACTCCTCTGGACAAGGATGCTGCCTTTCCTCTAGATTTATTGGAGAGTTGTGATAGAGGAAAGCTAAATTTAGATTTGATGTCTCTTTTGCCCTTTCAGGTTAGGGAAAGATGTGTGTTAGCATGTTGTTCTTGGTCCTCCGAATGAAAAGCTAGAGATTGAGCCTACAAAAGTGTTCTGGGGTGCTCTAGGCTCTGTGAAATGGCTGTTAAAAAGTGTTACTGAAAACCATGCTGTACATGTGTAGAAACTCCACAGGAATGAAAGAGCACTTGGTTTTAAGCTGTAGGTGA
It encodes the following:
- the BZW1 gene encoding eIF5-mimic protein 2 isoform X2; translated protein: MLLVQNLTIAAMQKLFLTSWWLAECWPQVFNKLIRRYKYLEKGFEDEVKKLLLFLKGFSESERNKLAMLTGILLANGTLNASILNSLYNENLVKEGVSAAFAVKLFKSWINEKDINAVAVSLRKVNMDNRLMELFPANKQSVEHFSKYFTEAGLKELSEYVRNQQSIGARKELQKELQEQMSRGDPFKDIILYVKEEMKKNNISEQTVVAIIWSSVMSTVEWNKKEELVAEQAIKHLKQYSPLLAAFTTQGQSELTLLLKIQEYCYDNIHFMKAFQKIVVLFYKAEVLSEEPILKWYKDAHLAKGKSVFLEQMKKFVEWLKNAEEESESEAEEGD